The window AGCTCCCTCTGGAAGTTGCTGTTGAGGAAGCCGTAAACGATGGGGTTAATGCAGGTAGAGGCCATCGCCGTCAGGTGGCAGGCAGAGAAGACTGTGTCGTGCTGACAGTCTGGGAGGGCCTGGTGGTGCCAGTCAAACAGAGTGTTGAAGACATTCAGTGGCAGCCAGCACAGAGCAAAGGCTATGACGATGGCCAGCAGCATTACGTTTATCCTCTGGGCTCCTCGAGTCCTCCTGCTGCGCTCCAGCATGTCCCTGTACAACACAGCATGACATCCATCACCAGACAATCAACCAGGAAATGTCACAGCAAACCTCAAGAAGCATTAACTCACAGCGTAACCACACACAGTGTCCACACAGAGCTCTAATCTGACACGATAACACAAACATGCTGTCACACAGCGTACAGTTAAAGATGATGTGGATGAACCGAGTTATCACAGAGTGAGTGAACGGAAAGCTGTGTGACCTGCGACGTCTCAGGCGTAGAAAGATCCGGAGGTAGCAGAGGAGCACCAGCAGAAGGGGGAGGCAGTACTGGAAGATAAGCAGCGAGGTCGTGTAGGCGAGGCGATGCTTGTCTGACGGCCACAGCTCCATACAGATCAAATGATCCCTTAAACAAGACAGACATGGATAATGAAAAGGGAAACACTTATTTAACTTTTAGAAGCACTGATTTAGGCAGTTGAAGATCTCATGTAACTTCTGCACTAAGCAATATCCCAAAACATCTGTGCCTCAAAGTAATATCCCACTGAGCACAACTTTACTGAGGCTGGTGTCCAACCTCTGGTGACAGTTCTGAACATTACTTCACTCCTGACCCAGGAGTTTACCCAAtttcgctgtgcaagaaactgcacaatgacaataaaaagctctaagtCTAAGTCTAAGTCTGACCCGTTTGATGGCATTTTCACCTGCTTGGCATCCAGCGCTAATCTCAGAGGTATAAATATGTAACAGAATTTTCACTTAGAGATCGGAAACTAACAGATGAAACTGCCCAGAGGTTCATGAGAGCAAGGCTCTGAAAAAGAggcttttttcattttgttgacTGAACCTCGTATGAACCGCTTGCTTCTCTGGAACATACATGTTTGGGAATGCACTGAGGATGTACAGGGGTTTACTGGTACTACATTAGTGGCTTTTTTTGAATTTTTACCTGCCTGCACACCAGAATCAATAAAACCAGGTCCCTTCATATCTAAATCATACTCTGTACTCTCACCTTAGAGCAAAGCTGTCTTTGTCTCAGTCCTGTTATCAGAGTCTGAAATCGGCAGGTCCACTCACCTTCTTGCATTAATGTTTTCAGGTTTTAGACGTGCTGATAAGCAGATACACTGCTGTTCCCTGACTGTCTGAGCCAACAGAAATGCATCTTCAGTTTTCTTGTTAAATGAAGTAAATACAAACTCTTCAGCATCCAGATATGAACCCTGAAGTCTCAGACAGCATCAGGCTCTGTGGATGAAACACTCTCTGCGTCTCTATCACCAGGCACCAGAGCAGAATTTAAAGAAACTCAAACAAATGCTGACATTCTTCTTCCACACAATCagaactgtaaataaacaccTCCTTCAGTGACTCTGATGGCCCTGAACTGGTTCTAAAGACTTCGGTTGGTACAGGAATCTCCGAGGATAAAGGTCTTTCTTAAAGTGTTCATTAAGTATTTCTGACAGGCTAATGTCCAGACGGTCGGATTGAGACACGTTCAGGTTCATTTCTTGTGCTGCAGTAGACTTTATTCCCCTGATGAGTTCTGCTGCTGAACTTCTTAGGGCTACGCTGCTTTTAGCTaaatgcaaaacaagcccaaggTGTTTTGggctgtgtgactgaggcctaaaCAAATACCAAACATTtccaaagaataaaaataaactctggGCTTTGAGAAAATCAGTTATGTGTCCTCATAGCTCAGCTCAGGTCGCTCCCCAGTTCAAAATGAAACAGCATCTCTGGACTGAAGCTAAGACACACCTGTATCCCAGATCTCACCTGAAGGGGTTGGCAGGGAGGCTAATGTTCTGGAATGGGTCATTGGTGAGGATGTTGAAGGAGAGGAAAGGCAGCGAAATGAAGCAGGCAACCAGCCATGTCAGCCCCACAGCCAGATAGGAGTGTCCGGCGGCGGGGGACCAGCCGGTGGGATGGAGGATCAGCTGATGGCGCTCCAAAGCGATCAACACCAGGGAGAAGACCGACACTGTCACCGACATGCACTGAACAAAGGGCGTCACCTGGACGGGCACGAAACACAGCAGAGGTCAAACTGAAGGTGTGGTTATCGAGCTGGCGGTACAGTCTGAGAGCGCGGCCCCATGGTCATGACCAGCTCCACCTTCACGCTGTGACATCACACTTTTATCCATTCATCCAAATGTATTCAGTTTCCTCTGTTACATCAGCTGACAGCTTCATGATGACCTCAAAGTGAGCAAATGAAggcaagttttttttctcttttaaaatgtgaatgaaCACACCTACAGGTGAGCAGGGCAGGCGGTACCTGGTCTGCAGGTAAAGTGCTGCTCAGCCTGTTGGGCACATGAAACACTGCCATGTATGGCTCTCACTTCTGTGTCAGTGTTGTTCTTCATCTCTGCTCCATCAGATCTGGTGCTGTTGAACTTTTAGATCTGTAACGTCAGCGGCTCTGAGTTGCTGCTGTTTGCTGTCtaatttcagatttttattaAATGAGGTGACAGACTTGTAATTAAAACCGATCTGTTATCTGTGAAGCAAGAGGCTGCTCAGGCTTTCAGGTGGTCGGTCACTCAGACTGAGAAGCATCACGTTCCTGTGTGGAGCCTACCACCACTAATCCCTCTGCTCCCACAGACATGCTTCCAGAGGAAGAACAAACACAGGCTTGTATCATCCTCTGGTCTCACCTGCGTACCTGACTCACCTGCATCACTAAGCAGAGGAAAGCTAACGGTCTTCATTTATCAACACAACTTTGGAGGATAAAAGGAGTATGCAATCCATGTTCAGGGTGGGCAGAGTCAGTACCTGGACTGCACTGGAAATGTGAAGgttatggttttattttttatttaaccaggaaaaaCACACTTGAGGCGCACTGACCTTGCACAGGGCCTCCCCCAGCACCCAGCGATCCATCAGTGTGTAGATGACGGTGACGGGCAGGCACACGATGCACATAAGGATGTCGGAGCACGACAGGTTGGCGATCAGGATGTTGGTGACGTTGCGCAACTCCTGTTGCCGGGCAATGATGAACACCAGACCTGCGTTGCCTAGCAACCCGATGGCAATGACAGCGCTGTACGCCACGATGAGGAATGTTGCCCCGCCTACTGAGGGAGGGCACTGAGAGGTGTCTGCCCAATCGGAGGCCTCCCAGACGTGGAGGAGGCTGCTGTCGTTGGACATGgcagggagggagaggaggaggaagtagGGAGCGGGCAACCCAGCGGCGGCGACTCAACTTCCCACAATAAAGAGGATCAGAACACAATGAGGggcgaggaggaagaggaggaggaggagaacagcACCCAGCTACGTGCTGTGAGGAGTTGGATGATGGAGTCAAATATGGCGTCCTGTGTTTCTTTCCCCGGGGATCAGCTCTGCAGCAGCGTTTTCTGCAAAGAACACAAAACAGCAGCGAGTAATAAGATGGAGGTGAGGAGCTCTCAGCGGACaggcagaggaggagaaagGTGAAGAGGAGGAGTGAATGAATACATCAGCACATGCTGCTATCTCATGCTGAGCTGCACTCCATCATCCAGAGACACTCGTTAGCGTACACCGCCAGTGTGGGTGTAATGGCACATTATGCAGCCCAGCTCACTGGGACACACTCGGCAGAAAAACCACTCTCTAACTATCTGACTGTCGGCGTTTGCTAAAGCGTCGCAGCGTGAGGGCTGCACTTCAAACAGGAAGCCTAAAAACACTCCTCACAGCCCGACAGTCGCTCCATGTGCACAACTAGCAGAAACAAACCAAATCCCAGCTCAGCTCTCCAACAGTCAGACCTTCCAAATCATCAGACTGTAGTTTGCTCTCACCATAACTCATGCAACGATTTAatttcattcagttttatttgtatggcATCAAATCACAAGAAGaaccctccagcagaaccagtctCAGGGACGGGCAGCCATGTGCACTGACCGGCCAATAACAGCATAACTAAGGAAAGGACTCAGGGTAACCTGAtacagccctaactatatgctttagcaaaaaagaaactttgaagcctaattttaaaagtagagatagtgtctgtctcctgaatccaaactagAAGCTGGTTCTACAGTAGAGGGGCtggaaagctgaaggctctgccttccattctacttttaaatactctagaaaCAACAACTAACAGTCTGCGAGTGAAGtactctaatagggtgatacaGTACTATAAGGTccttaagataagatggggcctgattatttattGATTATTCTTGTATGTAaagagcaggattttaaattcaattctcgatttaacagggagccaatgaaggcaAGTcagtataggagaaatatgctctctctttttagtctctgtcagtactcttgctgcagcattttggattaactgaaggatTTTCAGGGAGTTGtttggacatcctgataataatgaatcatagtagtccagcctagaagtaataaatgcatgaacaacTTTTTCAGTGTTaatctgagacaggatatttctaatttcagAGATACTGATCAGATGACAGAAAACAGTGATGAACCGCTCTGTTCTGCAGCTCCACAAAGCCCCCCTCATTCCGGAGCAGCTCGAGAGCTCCCCCTGTGGAGCAGGGAGTCTAGAAAGGTTCTGATGCTAACAACTATAAGCTGAGATCAGCTGCTGGTATGCTGTAGCCCTCTGAGGTTTTAAAGAATATCAGAGTTTGAACTGTCATGTATGATATATGTAATGTTCttacacatgtgcacacaaactatacacacacccacactcaCCATCGTTTTATCGACCCGTGTTCTCACTTATCTGCGGCGTGCTGACTTAACGGTTTAATTAAGATACAGCTTTTAGAGCATcagctgctgcaggcggcgcgCGTCCTCTGATCACATGCACATGGACACCATCAGCTGTCTGCCTCGCCCACTCTTTCATTTCGCTCTCCACTGACAGCCTTCATCAGCCCCGAGGGCCAAATGAGACACACTCGCAGGTGTTTGTGCACAGCCACGCACTGACTCACTCGCAGCAGCCACCTGCTTGTCATAGCAGCCATCACAGAGCTCCATATCTGCCGCTCCCTCGCTCCTGCACAAGAACACTCAGAGATCCacactgtttttaaaatatgcacACGTAAAGCTCCAATACAGGACAGCAGCTTGACAGATGTTGACGAGACAACAACACCAGTAACATCTGGAAACAATGCTTTTCCTCTGCTgtgcagaaaaacatcacaaaacatGGCATGTTTATTACATCATCGCCTGAGAACAAATCTTCTGTAGGTCATTATTCACCTGTCTCCAGGCAGGTGTTCCTTCATTCtgtctaatggccagcagggggcgactcgtCCAGCTGCAAAATGTAGTTGGTCATATAGAAAAGCCCAACAGAGACCCAAGAGCTGAAAACATCCAAAAGGTGGAACCCAGATCTATCAGTTCCTCTGACATCTGCTGGATGTCAGTTCAGCAAAGACAGTGCCCACAGGTCTCTGCGGATTTAATCTTTCATGCAGGAGATTATCGGAAAACCCGACAGGGTTACTGTTAATGTTCCAACAATGAATTTTGCAATGTCTCGATTTGACTCCGCCCACTGTCTGCTCAGCTATATGCTACTACATTTACTGTGTCCAAAACCAGCTACAGCTGTGGTTTGACAGAAATAgagaaaatctttattttatgtcatttttttgacttttgctgaagaaaattgtgttgtttcatCTCCGTGTGATGTATCTGGGTGAACATTACAGCCATGTGCTGAGCCAATTATGCTAAGTTTAGCTAGTAAAATAGTTTGCTAGTGTAGCTCTTGAAATGAGTCTCATTTCATTTTGATGGTACAAATGTAATATGATTTACATTATTGATATTTTACTATATATACttcattttttgaaaaaaaaatcctcagagGTGAAATTTAACTCAGCTGTCTCAAATATTATATGTCAGTTAAAATTCAAGGTATATATTTCTATTTCGTATCATTTATAACTTGTGACTGTCTAACAGACAAATATTAATATACAGTGACCACTGGCTGAAATCTTTAGTTATATTTAAGGGCAATATCCCAAAAATTAACTAAAACGATTTGATCCTTGTACGTTTCGCATAAAATGGAAGTCAAACTGATGCAgtaaatattcttttattgatgaGAAAACTGGgcaatataatttatttaagaTGTTGAAGATATCAGAGCATTAAACAGGCTGATGTTTGGGTAAAAGGGTCTAACAGGATAGAGATGATACAGAAACATAACATCGTtataaaatattgtattttaCAAACATATACAGCTTTTCACAGCTCTTTGAACCTCTTACTTGCATACTTTCCCCACTGAAACCAGCACAATCCCACTGTGatgaaaacaatattttaacTAAATATATTCTGGATAAATCAGATCATTATCAAAGTTGTCTATGGTTACCTTTATTTTCACTTCTTTCCCTGTCAGATCCTGTCCTGCAGGATAAACATCAGTCAGTGGTTCCCTGTATGCAGCTGTTATAGTTTGTGTTGGAGATACTTCTGCAAATACACGAAGCAAATATctgaaaactgttttaaatattttcaccCATCCCTCATGTACAGAGAACAGCTGTCTGTCCTCCCCCTGTTCTCCTCTGCATctctcagctgctgctggctcctttttctcctcctcttcctcacacgcTGCTGAACCTGTGCTGGTGTTTCATCAGGGATGAAGAGCCTCTGTCCCTTCTCAGTCTCTCCTTACTCTGGACGCTTGCAGAAGAAAATCAGCCATGGCAGttaacaacaaaagcaggagaagtTTATCAAATATCTGTTAACTTGcaagatgaaaacaaaatttTCTAATAGAATCACATGGacatattttatgtatttaaatcACACAATCATTTAAAATCCTTCATGCATCGCATGAAGGAgtgtttccgcaggtccttcctccctgcagctgtcagactatacaatcaaaactgctcccaacaatcaTAGATGTTTACCTCTgtgctgtaactgcaataatttaatcaaccgattcgcactacaacctgggttgcctcttatctgtagttaatttaatttaatttaataactgtacagtactctgtttatagtaaccattgtccttgatgtaaatatgtaagaaaaaaaaattgtgtatgtttctgttctgtgtcctgtgtcctgtttgtttgtatatgtgtctttctggctgctgttacaaccaaatttccccgtgtgggacaattaaaggattattctagagagggaaaaaaagagaaa is drawn from Pelmatolapia mariae isolate MD_Pm_ZW linkage group LG7, Pm_UMD_F_2, whole genome shotgun sequence and contains these coding sequences:
- the npy8ar gene encoding neuropeptide Y receptor Y8a, whose product is MSNDSSLLHVWEASDWADTSQCPPSVGGATFLIVAYSAVIAIGLLGNAGLVFIIARQQELRNVTNILIANLSCSDILMCIVCLPVTVIYTLMDRWVLGEALCKVTPFVQCMSVTVSVFSLVLIALERHQLILHPTGWSPAAGHSYLAVGLTWLVACFISLPFLSFNILTNDPFQNISLPANPFRDHLICMELWPSDKHRLAYTTSLLIFQYCLPLLLVLLCYLRIFLRLRRRRDMLERSRRTRGAQRINVMLLAIVIAFALCWLPLNVFNTLFDWHHQALPDCQHDTVFSACHLTAMASTCINPIVYGFLNSNFQRELKLTLQRCQCGNRATESYESFPLSTVGSEGMTKATSLNRMGSMCIPSPRPEIGSAILAKTLPAAT